From a region of the Halolamina sp. CBA1230 genome:
- a CDS encoding DNA cytosine methyltransferase: MRRDSKYGLFSIIYLLVRRFIVVKTLYRGKYDTPNRSVFVPSTMEQKYTIVDLYCGAGGVGLALDDISTEYEIDIEHIGIDIEDHHDTYPGNFVQGDCSDPEWLDAMLPNDIDLLWLSPPCTAYSTLSYANKHELGFDDPRDHYPTIDDLNVHEVIDRLDPDEYIIENVATCEDLREPAKLNGLAFDEPYDLERHFETSFDAPNNVVTGEPSVPLTTVSDDSQSQSAKPIARAKGVPEDWGSQVIRSAIPRSYVQYLLHYCPVVDVPLPTAAAPKQTLWSDYTARGHPLRDILTIARRAVRGVGI, from the coding sequence GTGCGTCGAGACAGTAAATACGGGTTATTTTCGATTATTTACTTGCTGGTGAGAAGGTTTATTGTCGTGAAAACTCTATATAGAGGTAAGTACGACACGCCGAACCGGTCGGTGTTCGTGCCCTCCACTATGGAACAGAAATACACAATTGTTGACCTGTACTGCGGCGCTGGTGGCGTCGGGCTCGCCCTTGACGACATCAGCACCGAATACGAAATCGACATCGAACACATAGGAATCGACATCGAAGACCACCATGACACATATCCCGGAAACTTCGTGCAAGGGGACTGCAGCGACCCAGAATGGCTCGACGCCATGCTCCCCAACGACATTGACCTTCTGTGGCTCTCCCCACCGTGCACCGCGTACAGCACACTCAGCTACGCGAACAAGCACGAACTCGGGTTCGACGATCCGCGCGACCACTACCCGACCATAGACGACCTCAACGTCCACGAAGTTATCGACCGCCTCGACCCGGACGAATACATCATCGAAAACGTGGCGACCTGTGAAGACCTCCGGGAACCGGCGAAGCTGAACGGGCTCGCGTTCGACGAACCCTACGACCTCGAACGACACTTCGAGACATCCTTCGATGCCCCGAACAACGTTGTGACGGGCGAACCGTCAGTTCCGCTGACAACAGTGTCGGACGATTCACAATCGCAGTCGGCGAAACCGATTGCCCGCGCGAAAGGCGTTCCCGAAGATTGGGGGTCGCAGGTAATTCGCTCCGCTATCCCGCGGTCCTACGTGCAGTACCTGCTGCACTACTGCCCAGTCGTCGATGTGCCACTACCGACTGCTGCAGCACCGAAACAGACGCTGTGGAGCGACTACACGGCACGCGGACACCCCCTGCGTGACATCTTAACGATTGCCCGACGGGCAGTTCGCGGGGTGGGTATCTAA
- a CDS encoding site-specific integrase, with translation MQIEPFTDDDGYRCWLSETEQDQLTSHYHTEPKKRLAIELMLDGLRSEEVPRVATRDFRRLDADEEAYKLRVREGKTGWRECPVSNDTHTLAQTLKNASGTTKEDPLVDVSSRTVQRWVSSAAEALADSTGNTDWHHVTAHDLRRTWATTTYYGLSAPYALDVIMQWGGWTDGDTFRNNYLGKEPDDLAVSMMDEAGLR, from the coding sequence ATGCAGATTGAACCGTTCACTGACGACGATGGGTACCGCTGCTGGCTCTCGGAGACCGAACAAGACCAGCTCACCAGTCACTACCACACGGAACCGAAGAAGCGACTCGCCATCGAGCTGATGCTCGATGGGCTGCGCAGCGAGGAAGTGCCGAGGGTTGCGACGCGGGACTTCCGGCGGCTCGACGCCGACGAGGAAGCATACAAACTCCGCGTCAGGGAGGGCAAAACCGGGTGGAGAGAGTGTCCGGTGAGCAACGATACCCACACCCTCGCGCAGACGCTGAAGAACGCGAGCGGCACAACGAAAGAAGATCCGCTCGTGGACGTGTCCTCGCGAACCGTGCAGCGGTGGGTGTCGAGCGCGGCAGAAGCACTCGCCGACAGCACAGGGAACACTGATTGGCACCACGTCACCGCGCACGACCTGCGACGCACATGGGCGACGACGACCTACTACGGGCTGTCAGCGCCGTACGCACTGGACGTAATCATGCAGTGGGGCGGGTGGACCGACGGCGACACCTTCCGAAACAACTACCTCGGCAAGGAACCGGATGACCTCGCAGTGTCGATGATGGACGAAGCCGGACTCCGATAG
- a CDS encoding DUF4897 domain-containing protein — MDRRCVVVTTLALLLVTSGVGAAAEFSGLQTGDLGTDSVMLEADLDEDGDARWTVEYRVALDSENTTEAFESLQQDIERSTSDYRGQFASRMESTVATAENATGREMAVENVSVEATTSPISGEYGIVRYGFDWVGFADASDGQLAVDEVLAGMFLDADTELTIEWPEEYRISLVEPEPDSEDENSVTWTGPREFDVGQPRVVLRTANSAPPWGVVVGIALFAAAGVLWYYRRENPGSVLSDASGGPPVDGAGDGEPPNEAESDNGPPDGAAAGGGPGTTDDDPPEELLSPEERVLRLIERNGGRMKQKTVTEELDWSAARTSQVVGDLRDDGEVESFRLGRENVLKLPDEE, encoded by the coding sequence ATGGATCGACGGTGCGTTGTGGTGACCACACTGGCCCTCCTGCTGGTCACGTCCGGAGTCGGCGCCGCTGCGGAGTTCTCGGGGCTCCAGACCGGCGACCTGGGGACGGACTCGGTCATGCTCGAGGCCGACCTCGACGAGGACGGCGACGCCCGATGGACGGTCGAGTACCGCGTCGCGCTCGACAGCGAGAACACTACCGAGGCGTTCGAGAGCCTCCAGCAGGACATCGAGCGGAGCACGAGCGACTACCGCGGACAGTTCGCCTCGCGGATGGAGTCGACGGTCGCGACCGCCGAGAACGCGACCGGGCGGGAGATGGCCGTCGAGAACGTCAGCGTCGAGGCGACGACCAGCCCGATCAGCGGCGAGTACGGCATCGTTCGCTACGGGTTCGACTGGGTCGGGTTCGCCGACGCGAGCGACGGCCAGCTGGCGGTCGACGAGGTGCTCGCGGGGATGTTCCTCGACGCCGACACCGAACTCACGATCGAGTGGCCCGAGGAGTACCGGATCTCCCTCGTCGAACCCGAACCGGACAGCGAGGACGAGAACTCGGTGACGTGGACCGGCCCCCGCGAGTTCGACGTGGGGCAGCCCCGGGTGGTGCTGCGCACCGCGAACTCGGCCCCGCCGTGGGGTGTGGTGGTCGGCATCGCGCTGTTCGCGGCCGCCGGGGTGCTGTGGTACTACCGTCGGGAGAACCCTGGATCGGTCCTGTCCGACGCCAGTGGCGGTCCGCCCGTCGACGGCGCCGGTGACGGTGAGCCGCCGAACGAGGCCGAGAGCGACAACGGACCACCGGACGGTGCAGCAGCCGGCGGCGGACCCGGGACGACGGACGACGACCCGCCCGAGGAGCTGTTGAGCCCGGAGGAGCGCGTCCTTCGGCTGATCGAACGGAACGGCGGTCGAATGAAGCAGAAAACCGTCACCGAGGAGCTCGACTGGAGCGCCGCGCGCACCAGCCAGGTGGTCGGCGACCTGCGCGACGACGGGGAGGTCGAGTCGTTCCGACTGGGTCGTGAGAACGTACTGAAGCTCCCCGACGAGGAGTGA
- the fer gene encoding ferredoxin Fer, protein MPTVEYLNYEVLDDHGWSMDDDDLFEQAADADLDAEDYGTLEVNQGEYILEAAEAQGYDWPFSCRAGACANCAAIAKEGEIDMDMQQILSDEEVEEKDVRLTCIGSPATDEVKIVYNAKHLDYLQNRVI, encoded by the coding sequence ATGCCAACCGTCGAATACCTCAACTACGAAGTGCTTGACGACCACGGCTGGTCGATGGACGACGACGACCTGTTCGAGCAGGCCGCCGACGCGGACCTCGACGCCGAGGACTACGGCACGCTCGAAGTGAATCAGGGCGAGTACATCCTCGAGGCGGCGGAGGCGCAGGGGTACGACTGGCCGTTCTCCTGTCGCGCCGGCGCGTGTGCGAACTGCGCCGCCATCGCGAAGGAGGGCGAGATCGACATGGACATGCAGCAGATCCTCAGCGACGAGGAGGTCGAGGAGAAGGACGTCCGCCTGACCTGTATCGGCTCGCCCGCCACCGACGAGGTCAAGATCGTCTACAACGCCAAGCACCTCGACTACCTCCAGAACCGCGTCATCTGA
- a CDS encoding 2'-5' RNA ligase family protein, producing the protein MNLRVPPAVKRLADSLYPQLTSFEQVRERHTLVVKRIEADTWREGRGGVRERLRRVLDETKPFPVRIDGIDYFADPPDGRGPVVYLSVESEGIHQLHRRLCREFPVVGELEGENYVPHVTLARGGSVADAERVAGTEIDPVEWTAERALTWDREHREAVDRFRLRG; encoded by the coding sequence GTGAACCTCCGCGTCCCGCCAGCGGTCAAACGCCTCGCCGACAGCCTCTACCCGCAACTCACCTCCTTCGAGCAGGTGCGCGAGCGCCACACGCTCGTCGTCAAACGCATCGAGGCCGACACGTGGCGCGAGGGCCGCGGCGGCGTGCGCGAACGCCTCCGGCGCGTGCTCGACGAGACCAAACCGTTCCCGGTCCGGATCGACGGGATCGACTACTTCGCCGACCCGCCCGACGGCCGCGGGCCGGTGGTGTACCTCAGCGTCGAGAGCGAGGGGATCCACCAGCTCCATCGGCGGCTCTGCCGGGAGTTTCCGGTGGTCGGCGAGCTGGAGGGGGAGAACTACGTGCCACACGTCACGCTCGCCCGCGGGGGGAGCGTCGCCGACGCCGAGCGCGTCGCCGGAACCGAGATCGACCCCGTGGAGTGGACCGCCGAGCGCGCGCTGACGTGGGATCGCGAACACCGCGAGGCGGTCGATCGCTTCCGGCTACGGGGCTGA